In Chloroflexota bacterium, a genomic segment contains:
- a CDS encoding NAD(P)H-dependent oxidoreductase subunit E codes for MNKLADKYADEIQKILAKYPPEEKRSAVMTLLYMAQREGGYVSKQDIHDIAEIVEITPTEVATLIGFYTLYHDKPAGKIRIQVCNDLPCALRGADKFLEELCDALNIQPGETTPDGLVTIEPVMCLAACDKAPMFQAQSREGLEYHEHMTVESTMALIETWKEEK; via the coding sequence GTGAACAAATTAGCAGACAAATACGCAGACGAAATACAGAAAATTCTGGCGAAATATCCTCCAGAAGAGAAACGCTCGGCGGTGATGACGCTGCTATACATGGCACAGCGTGAAGGCGGCTATGTTAGCAAGCAAGACATCCATGATATTGCTGAGATTGTAGAAATTACCCCTACCGAAGTTGCAACGCTGATTGGGTTTTACACGCTGTATCACGATAAACCAGCGGGTAAGATTCGCATTCAGGTTTGTAACGATCTGCCCTGCGCGTTACGCGGCGCCGATAAATTCCTAGAAGAGCTTTGTGATGCCCTGAATATCCAGCCTGGCGAAACCACGCCCGATGGGCTGGTTACCATTGAGCCGGTGATGTGCCTGGCGGCATGCGATAAAGCGCCTATGTTCCAGGCGCAAAGCCGTGAGGGATTGGAATATCACGAACATATGACCGTGGAAAGCACGATGGCCTTAATTGAAACCTGGAAGGAGGAGAAATAA